Genomic DNA from Bacteroidota bacterium:
AGGTTCCTGCGAAAACTCTTCAAATTTTCTTTTTAATCGGCTGCTCACAAACATTCCTATTACAGCAAATACAATTGTTATCACTAATAAAATGGGATCGAACATCATAGTATCAATTTTTTTAGTTATACAAATATGTAATTTTTTTATATATGTACATCAATATGAATGCCAAGACAAAAAATTAGTTGATTGACATTTGCTTCCGTCATTTTGGCTAATTGCCATTGGTTTTTTTGCCAATCTGGCGCAAAATGGTGGTTGGTATGCAAATTGAGAATATTTTTTCGAAACAAAATTAATTTACAAACACTAAAAAATAAAAACTATGACACTAATTAAATTGAACAGACCTCACGTGGGTCAGTATGCTACACCAACAATGGTAGATTTTTTTGATAATTTTTTTAAGAGCGATTTGTGGAACGAAGGTTCTGCTGGGTTTATGCCTGCAGTAAATGTGGCAGAAACAACGGAAGCTTTTGAAATGGAGCTTTCTGCTCCTGGTTTTTCCAAAGAAGACAT
This window encodes:
- a CDS encoding Hsp20/alpha crystallin family protein, translating into MTLIKLNRPHVGQYATPTMVDFFDNFFKSDLWNEGSAGFMPAVNVAETTEAFEMELSAPGFSKEDIKIEMEKNMLTISGEHKAEEAKTEKNYTRKEFSYGAFK